One genomic segment of Streptomyces sp. RerS4 includes these proteins:
- a CDS encoding S41 family peptidase: MITNEQIIAQGLDRIRAGYVFPEKAVDVDAEIRRRLDLGAYAGLDGPGLCEAVTAHLQEVCPDKHLRLLWTDEPQSLEPADQDEGRAAFLDLLRRENQGVRRVERLDGNIGLIDVRWIATADGGAAVIGAAMHLVASSSALVLDLRSCRGGAPEGAAMWCSYFFGDDQVHLNDIYDRTSGETRQFWTLPHLPAPRYTDRPVYVLTSATTFSGGEDVAYTLQAHGRAVLVGETTRGGAHPTVRHPVTEHILVTVPTARSINAVTGTNWEGVGVVPDIPVPADEALDRALEAARGGGNID, translated from the coding sequence ATGATCACCAACGAACAGATAATCGCGCAGGGCCTGGACCGGATCCGGGCAGGGTATGTCTTCCCCGAGAAGGCCGTGGACGTCGACGCCGAGATCCGGCGCCGCCTGGACCTCGGGGCGTACGCCGGGCTGGACGGGCCGGGCCTTTGCGAAGCGGTCACCGCGCACCTCCAGGAGGTGTGCCCGGACAAGCACCTGCGGCTGCTGTGGACGGACGAGCCGCAGTCCCTGGAGCCGGCGGACCAGGACGAGGGGCGGGCCGCCTTCCTCGACCTGCTCCGCAGGGAGAACCAGGGCGTTCGCCGCGTCGAGCGGCTGGACGGGAACATCGGCCTCATCGACGTCCGGTGGATCGCGACCGCCGACGGCGGCGCCGCCGTGATCGGCGCGGCGATGCACCTGGTCGCCTCCAGCTCGGCCCTCGTCCTGGACCTCCGCTCGTGCCGCGGCGGGGCGCCGGAGGGGGCCGCGATGTGGTGCAGTTACTTCTTCGGCGACGACCAGGTGCACCTGAACGACATCTACGACCGGACCTCCGGCGAGACCCGCCAGTTCTGGACGCTCCCGCACCTTCCCGCGCCCCGTTACACCGACCGCCCCGTGTACGTGTTGACCAGCGCGACCACCTTCTCCGGCGGTGAGGACGTGGCGTACACCCTCCAGGCGCACGGCCGCGCCGTCCTGGTCGGCGAGACCACGCGGGGCGGCGCGCATCCGACCGTCCGGCACCCGGTCACGGAGCACATCCTCGTGACCGTGCCGACCGCCCGGTCGATCAACGCCGTCACCGGCACCAACTGGGAGGGCGTCGGCGTGGTCCCCGACATCCCGGTCCCGGCGGACGAGGCCCTCGACCGGGCCTTGGAGGCCGCACGCGGTGGGGGGAACATTGACTGA
- a CDS encoding electron transfer flavoprotein subunit alpha/FixB family protein, translated as MAEVLVYVDHVDGAVRKPTLELLTLARRIGEPVAVALGAGAEATAAVLAEHGAVKVLTADAPEFTEYLVVPKVDALQAAYEAVSAGGSLAAVLVPSSAEGKEIAARLALRIGSGIITDAVDLEAGDEGPVATQAAFAASFTTKSRVSKGTPVITVKPNSAPVEAAPAAGAVEALAVTFGALATGTKVVSRTPRESTGRPELTEAAIVVSGGRGVNGAENFAIIEELADSLGAAVGASRAAVDAGWYPHSNQVGQTGKSVSPQLYIASGISGAIQHRAGMQTSKTIVAINKDAEAPIFDLVDYGVVGDLFEVVPQLTAEIKARKG; from the coding sequence ATGGCTGAAGTTCTCGTCTACGTCGACCACGTGGACGGTGCCGTCCGCAAGCCCACCCTTGAGCTGCTGACGCTGGCCCGCCGCATCGGCGAGCCCGTCGCCGTCGCCCTCGGCGCCGGTGCCGAGGCCACCGCGGCCGTGCTCGCCGAGCACGGCGCCGTCAAGGTCCTCACCGCCGACGCCCCCGAGTTCACCGAGTACCTCGTGGTGCCGAAGGTGGACGCGCTCCAGGCCGCGTACGAGGCCGTGTCCGCCGGGGGCTCCCTGGCCGCCGTGCTCGTCCCGTCCTCCGCCGAGGGCAAGGAGATCGCCGCGCGTCTGGCGCTGCGCATCGGTTCCGGCATCATCACCGACGCCGTCGACCTGGAGGCCGGTGACGAGGGTCCGGTCGCGACCCAGGCCGCCTTCGCCGCGTCGTTCACCACCAAGTCCCGCGTGTCCAAGGGCACCCCGGTCATCACCGTGAAGCCGAACTCGGCCCCGGTCGAGGCCGCTCCGGCCGCCGGCGCCGTCGAGGCGCTCGCCGTCACCTTCGGCGCCCTGGCCACCGGCACCAAGGTCGTCTCGCGCACCCCGCGCGAGTCCACCGGCCGTCCCGAGCTGACCGAGGCCGCGATCGTGGTCTCCGGCGGCCGCGGCGTCAACGGTGCCGAGAACTTCGCGATCATCGAGGAGCTCGCGGACTCCCTCGGTGCCGCCGTCGGCGCCTCCCGCGCCGCCGTCGACGCCGGTTGGTACCCGCACTCCAACCAGGTCGGCCAGACCGGCAAGTCGGTCTCCCCGCAGCTGTACATCGCCTCCGGCATCTCGGGCGCGATCCAGCACCGCGCCGGCATGCAGACCTCGAAGACCATCGTGGCCATCAACAAGGACGCCGAGGCCCCGATCTTCGACCTGGTCGACTACGGCGTGGTCGGCGACCTCTTCGAGGTCGTCCCCCAGCTCACCGCCGAGATCAAGGCTCGCAAGGGCTAG
- a CDS encoding electron transfer flavoprotein subunit beta/FixA family protein, translating to MSLRIVVCVKYVPDATGDRQFTEDLTVNRDDVDGLLSELDEYAVEQALQIADEADDAEITVLTVGPEDAKDALRKALSMGADKAIHVEDDDLHGSDVMGTSLVLAKAIEKAGYDLVITGMASTDGTMGVLPAILAERLGVPQVTLLSEVKVEDGTVTGRRDGDTASEQLEASLPALVSVTDQSGEARYPSFKGIMAAKKKPVESWDLSDLDLESDEVGLEGAWTAVDSAAQRPARTAGTIVKDEGEGGKQLAEFLAGQKFI from the coding sequence GTGAGCCTGAGGATCGTTGTCTGTGTGAAGTACGTGCCCGACGCCACCGGCGACCGGCAGTTCACCGAGGACCTGACCGTGAACCGCGACGACGTCGACGGCCTGCTGTCGGAGCTCGACGAGTACGCCGTCGAGCAGGCCCTGCAGATCGCCGACGAGGCGGACGACGCGGAGATCACCGTCCTGACCGTCGGCCCCGAGGACGCCAAGGACGCGCTGCGCAAGGCGCTGTCGATGGGCGCCGACAAGGCCATCCACGTCGAGGACGACGACCTCCACGGCTCCGACGTCATGGGCACCTCGCTCGTGCTCGCCAAGGCCATCGAGAAGGCCGGCTACGACCTGGTCATCACCGGCATGGCCTCGACGGACGGCACCATGGGCGTGCTCCCCGCGATCCTGGCCGAGCGCCTGGGCGTCCCGCAGGTCACCCTCCTCTCCGAGGTAAAGGTCGAGGACGGCACCGTGACCGGCCGCCGCGACGGCGACACCGCGAGCGAGCAGCTGGAGGCCTCCCTCCCCGCGCTCGTCTCCGTCACCGACCAGTCCGGCGAGGCCCGCTACCCGTCCTTCAAGGGCATCATGGCCGCCAAGAAGAAGCCGGTGGAGTCCTGGGACCTGTCCGACCTGGACCTGGAGTCCGACGAGGTCGGCCTCGAAGGCGCCTGGACCGCGGTCGACTCCGCGGCGCAGCGCCCGGCCCGCACCGCGGGCACGATCGTCAAGGACGAGGGCGAGGGCGGCAAGCAGCTGGCCGAGTTCCTGGCCGGCCAGAAGTTCATCTAG
- a CDS encoding flavin reductase family protein yields MAPPAPFDEGRPVLPGSPELLRSVFRRHAAGVAVITAERGGSPAGFTATSLNSVSADPPMLSFTIGTGSSSWPAVRDSEYLGVHILGEHQRELAGLFARSGADRFGPGTAWAEGPHGVPLLDGVPAWLVCRVVARVPAGGHRVVIAEAVAGDPAGEGRPLLYHQGRFNALRD; encoded by the coding sequence ATGGCCCCGCCCGCCCCCTTCGACGAAGGTCGCCCCGTCCTGCCCGGCTCGCCCGAGCTGCTCCGTTCCGTCTTCCGGCGGCACGCGGCCGGTGTCGCCGTGATCACCGCGGAGCGCGGGGGCAGCCCCGCCGGCTTCACCGCGACCTCGCTCAACTCGGTCTCCGCCGACCCGCCGATGCTCTCGTTCACCATCGGTACCGGGTCTTCCAGTTGGCCGGCCGTGCGCGACAGCGAGTACCTCGGCGTCCACATACTCGGCGAGCACCAGCGGGAGCTGGCCGGCCTCTTCGCGCGCAGCGGCGCGGACCGCTTCGGCCCCGGCACCGCCTGGGCCGAGGGACCGCACGGCGTGCCGCTGCTCGACGGGGTGCCGGCCTGGCTGGTGTGCCGGGTGGTGGCCCGGGTGCCGGCCGGCGGGCACCGGGTGGTGATCGCGGAGGCCGTGGCGGGGGATCCGGCCGGGGAGGGTCGTCCGCTGCTCTACCACCAGGGGCGCTTCAACGCGTTGCGCGACTGA
- a CDS encoding thioredoxin family protein produces MREEEAGGTVARGRGPLGAGELGRAPGERASLVQFSSAFCRPCAATRRILAEVAAMVDGVEHIEIDAEGNLELVRALAIAKTPTVLVLDAAGRIVRRAEGMPRKADVIAALGAAV; encoded by the coding sequence GTGCGCGAGGAAGAGGCGGGCGGGACGGTCGCCCGGGGACGGGGGCCGCTGGGCGCCGGCGAGCTGGGGCGGGCGCCCGGGGAGCGGGCCAGCCTGGTCCAGTTCTCCAGCGCGTTCTGCCGGCCCTGCGCCGCCACCCGAAGGATCCTCGCGGAGGTCGCCGCGATGGTGGACGGCGTCGAGCACATCGAGATCGACGCCGAGGGCAACCTCGAACTGGTGCGGGCCCTGGCCATCGCGAAGACTCCCACCGTCCTCGTCCTGGACGCCGCCGGCCGGATCGTGCGCCGGGCGGAGGGCATGCCGCGCAAGGCGGACGTGATCGCCGCCCTGGGCGCGGCGGTCTGA
- a CDS encoding lysophospholipid acyltransferase family protein, translating to MAELVYPPVIGAAHTLFRALDIRIDVKGTENIPRKGGAVLVSNHIGYLDFIFAGLTARPQKRLVRFMAKESVFRHRVSGPLMRAMKHIPVDRQQGETAYQHALDSLRSGEIIGVFPEATISQSFTLKSFKSGAARMAQEAGVPLIPVALWGTQRLWTKGRPKNLKRSHIPVTMRVGEPLEAPSDQYAGAITRRLRERVQELLDAAQRAYPDKPKDTADAWWLPAHLGGTAPTAAQVREAG from the coding sequence ATGGCTGAGCTCGTCTATCCCCCCGTGATCGGCGCCGCGCACACGCTCTTCCGCGCGCTCGACATCCGGATCGACGTCAAGGGCACCGAGAACATCCCGCGCAAGGGCGGCGCGGTGCTCGTGTCGAACCACATCGGCTACCTCGACTTCATCTTCGCCGGGCTGACGGCCCGCCCGCAGAAGCGCCTGGTCCGGTTCATGGCCAAGGAGTCGGTGTTCCGGCACCGGGTCTCGGGTCCGCTCATGCGCGCGATGAAGCACATCCCGGTGGACCGCCAGCAGGGCGAGACGGCGTACCAGCACGCGCTGGACTCACTGCGCTCCGGGGAGATCATCGGGGTGTTCCCGGAGGCGACGATCTCCCAGTCGTTCACCCTCAAGAGTTTCAAGTCGGGCGCGGCGCGCATGGCGCAGGAGGCCGGCGTTCCGCTGATCCCGGTGGCGCTGTGGGGCACCCAGCGGCTGTGGACGAAGGGCCGCCCGAAGAACCTCAAGCGCAGCCACATCCCGGTGACGATGCGCGTCGGCGAGCCGCTGGAGGCGCCGAGCGACCAGTACGCGGGGGCGATCACGCGCCGGTTGCGCGAGCGGGTGCAGGAGCTGCTGGACGCGGCGCAGCGCGCCTACCCCGACAAGCCGAAGGACACGGCGGACGCCTGGTGGCTGCCGGCCCACCTCGGCGGTACCGCGCCGACGGCGGCACAGGTGCGCGAAGCGGGCTGA
- a CDS encoding MFS transporter produces MGTGGFGRYLAAALAARFASEGMGMAVVLLALERTGDAAHGAFVLTAWLAPNVLAAPLAGALAARTRRPRLFHAGALAGFTAAAATLAVLLGRAPTPVVLAVAALGGTCGPMVTGGLSSLVAALAPAGPARERAYGWDASTYNAAAVTAPAAVGLVAAYASAAPAALLLVASGALAATLAATLPYEDPCAGPSRKGPRVGMGAGLAALWRVRELRAVTSATTVAFVGVGALTTTSVLLARSLGNPGGGGVLVTAFAVGALTGSLTLGRMTSLAPGRMACGAMAATGVALVGAALAPSLPLTAALFALAGVCDGPLLTATLRIRSQYAPEGTRAQVFTLGAGLKVTAASAGAALVGLAATAPAWTLVLGIAGLQLAGAALYALIAVKGPVPPTAAPTEPSAGAARAPGGPRTPGAP; encoded by the coding sequence ATGGGGACGGGCGGCTTCGGCCGATATCTGGCGGCGGCGCTGGCCGCACGGTTCGCCTCCGAGGGCATGGGCATGGCCGTCGTCCTGCTGGCTCTGGAGCGGACCGGGGACGCCGCCCACGGGGCGTTCGTGCTCACCGCCTGGTTGGCCCCGAACGTCTTGGCGGCGCCCCTCGCGGGCGCGTTGGCCGCCCGGACGCGGCGGCCGAGGCTGTTCCACGCCGGGGCGCTGGCCGGCTTCACGGCCGCGGCGGCGACCCTGGCCGTTCTGCTGGGGCGGGCTCCGACGCCGGTGGTGCTCGCGGTGGCGGCGCTGGGCGGGACCTGCGGGCCGATGGTGACGGGCGGGCTGTCGAGCCTGGTCGCGGCACTGGCCCCGGCCGGGCCCGCGCGCGAGCGGGCGTACGGCTGGGACGCGTCCACCTACAACGCGGCGGCGGTGACGGCCCCGGCGGCGGTGGGGCTGGTGGCGGCGTACGCCTCGGCCGCGCCGGCCGCGCTCCTGCTGGTGGCGTCCGGCGCGCTGGCGGCGACGTTGGCGGCCACGCTCCCGTACGAGGACCCCTGCGCGGGCCCGTCACGGAAGGGCCCCCGGGTCGGGATGGGCGCGGGGCTCGCCGCCCTGTGGCGCGTGCGCGAACTGCGGGCCGTCACCTCGGCGACGACCGTGGCGTTCGTCGGCGTCGGGGCACTGACCACCACGTCGGTGTTGCTGGCCCGGTCCCTCGGCAACCCGGGCGGTGGCGGGGTGTTGGTCACCGCCTTCGCGGTGGGCGCGCTGACGGGCTCGCTGACGCTCGGCCGGATGACCTCCCTCGCCCCGGGCCGGATGGCGTGCGGGGCCATGGCCGCGACCGGCGTCGCCCTGGTCGGCGCCGCCCTCGCCCCGTCGCTGCCGCTCACGGCCGCACTGTTCGCGCTGGCCGGGGTGTGCGACGGGCCGCTGCTGACGGCCACGCTGCGGATCCGCTCGCAGTACGCCCCGGAGGGGACCCGGGCCCAGGTGTTCACCCTCGGGGCCGGGCTCAAGGTGACGGCCGCCTCCGCGGGCGCCGCCCTGGTGGGGCTGGCGGCCACCGCGCCGGCGTGGACGCTGGTGCTCGGGATCGCCGGGCTCCAGCTCGCGGGGGCCGCGCTGTACGCGCTGATCGCGGTCAAAGGACCCGTACCGCCGACGGCGGCGCCTACAGAGCCGTCGGCAGGCGCCGCCAGAGCTCCCGGCGGTCCGCGGACTCCCGGAGCGCCGTGA
- a CDS encoding transglutaminase family protein, protein MRLIPQNPDIHAYLASDEAIDHWHPLVQETADALWSATGDAYSYAEVAFTFVRDTIPHSADSGDARVTWKASEVLSTRTGICYAKSHALAALLRAQGIPAGLCYQRLTDDDGTNPAVHGLVALRLPGSARWSRVDARGNKPGVDARFDLDEERLAFPVRPELGEVDYPELYAAPHPATLTALRESADRRELWRRLPTAL, encoded by the coding sequence ATGCGACTGATCCCACAGAACCCGGACATCCACGCGTACTTGGCCTCGGACGAGGCGATCGACCACTGGCATCCGCTCGTGCAGGAGACCGCCGACGCCCTCTGGTCCGCCACCGGCGACGCATATTCATACGCCGAAGTCGCCTTCACCTTCGTCCGCGACACCATCCCGCACTCCGCCGACTCGGGTGACGCGCGCGTCACCTGGAAGGCCTCCGAGGTGCTGAGCACGCGCACCGGCATCTGTTACGCCAAGTCCCACGCCCTCGCCGCGCTCCTGCGCGCCCAGGGCATCCCGGCCGGCCTCTGCTACCAGCGGCTCACCGACGACGACGGCACGAACCCGGCCGTCCACGGGCTCGTCGCCCTGCGCCTGCCGGGCAGCGCGCGCTGGTCCCGGGTGGACGCGCGCGGCAACAAACCCGGCGTCGACGCGCGCTTCGATCTGGACGAGGAGCGGCTCGCCTTCCCCGTGCGCCCCGAACTCGGCGAGGTCGACTACCCCGAGCTGTACGCCGCACCGCACCCCGCCACGCTCACGGCGCTCCGGGAGTCCGCGGACCGCCGGGAGCTCTGGCGGCGCCTGCCGACGGCTCTGTAG
- a CDS encoding low specificity L-threonine aldolase: protein MRTDARRHHDPAVRGFASDNYAGVHPEILEAIALANGGHQVAYGEDEYTEHLQRVIRSHFGPYAEAFPVFNGTGANVTALQAMTDRWGAVICAKTAHINVDEGGAPERMAGLKLLAVPTPDGKLTPELIDQEAWGFEDEHRAMPQVVSITQNTELGTVYTPDEIRAICEHAHGLGMKVHLDGARIANAAASLDVPMRAFTNAVGVDVLSYGGTKNGMMFGEAVVVVNPDSVRQMKHIRKMSMQLASKMRFVSVQLEALLAKDLWLRNARQANAMAQRLAAGVRETDGVEILYPVQANAVFAKLPQEVSRRLQRRYRFYFWDEAAGHVRWMCGYDTQQEDVDGFLQALKEELAR, encoded by the coding sequence GTGAGGACCGATGCCCGCCGCCACCACGACCCGGCGGTACGGGGGTTCGCGAGCGACAACTACGCGGGGGTGCATCCGGAGATCCTGGAGGCCATCGCGCTCGCCAACGGCGGCCACCAGGTCGCCTACGGCGAGGACGAGTACACCGAGCACCTGCAGAGGGTCATCCGCAGCCACTTCGGCCCGTACGCGGAGGCCTTCCCGGTCTTCAACGGCACCGGCGCGAACGTCACCGCACTCCAGGCGATGACGGACCGCTGGGGCGCCGTGATCTGCGCCAAGACCGCCCACATCAACGTGGACGAGGGCGGTGCGCCGGAGCGGATGGCGGGGCTGAAGCTGCTCGCCGTACCCACCCCGGACGGCAAGCTCACCCCCGAGCTGATCGACCAGGAGGCCTGGGGCTTCGAGGACGAGCACCGGGCGATGCCGCAGGTCGTCTCGATCACCCAGAACACCGAGCTCGGCACGGTCTACACGCCGGACGAGATCCGGGCCATCTGCGAGCACGCCCACGGCCTGGGCATGAAGGTGCACCTCGACGGCGCGCGGATAGCCAACGCCGCCGCCTCCCTCGACGTGCCGATGCGCGCCTTCACCAACGCGGTCGGCGTGGACGTGCTGTCGTACGGCGGCACCAAGAACGGCATGATGTTCGGCGAGGCCGTCGTCGTGGTCAACCCGGACTCCGTCCGGCAGATGAAGCACATCCGCAAGATGTCGATGCAGCTCGCGTCCAAGATGCGGTTCGTGTCGGTGCAGCTGGAGGCGCTGCTCGCGAAGGACCTGTGGCTGCGCAACGCCCGCCAGGCCAACGCGATGGCGCAGCGGCTGGCGGCCGGGGTGCGCGAGACCGACGGGGTGGAGATCCTCTACCCGGTGCAGGCCAACGCGGTGTTCGCCAAGCTGCCGCAGGAGGTGTCGCGCCGGCTCCAGCGGCGCTACCGCTTCTACTTCTGGGACGAGGCGGCGGGCCACGTCCGGTGGATGTGCGGCTACGACACCCAGCAGGAGGACGTCGACGGCTTCCTCCAGGCGCTGAAGGAGGAGCTGGCGCGCTGA
- a CDS encoding SDR family oxidoreductase, with the protein MNGSGNGNGQLQGAVIAVAGAGGPAGRATLLRLAEAGATVVASDADAARLAEAVDAARYAHGGATVTGDTVDLLDLEATKAWAERTEKEFGRVDGLVHLVGGWRGSKTFTDVDLADWDFLEKLLIRTVQHTSLAFHDGLLRSDRGRYVLISQSGAHKPVANNAAYNAGKAAAEAWTLAMADSFRKAGGEDGPRSAAAILVIKALVHDAMRAERPNAKFAGFTDVKELAEAIAGVWERPASDVNGQRLWLTPQP; encoded by the coding sequence ATGAACGGCTCCGGGAACGGCAACGGACAGCTCCAGGGAGCGGTGATCGCGGTGGCCGGGGCCGGTGGCCCCGCGGGTCGCGCCACGCTGCTGCGCCTCGCCGAGGCGGGCGCCACCGTCGTGGCGTCCGACGCCGACGCGGCCCGCCTCGCCGAGGCCGTCGACGCCGCCCGCTACGCCCACGGCGGTGCCACCGTCACCGGCGACACCGTCGACCTCCTCGACCTGGAGGCCACCAAGGCCTGGGCCGAGCGCACCGAGAAGGAGTTCGGCCGCGTGGACGGACTCGTCCACCTCGTCGGCGGCTGGCGCGGCAGCAAGACCTTCACCGACGTGGACCTCGCGGACTGGGACTTCCTGGAGAAGCTCCTCATCCGCACCGTCCAACACACCTCGCTCGCCTTCCACGACGGACTGCTGCGCAGCGACCGGGGCCGTTACGTCCTGATCAGCCAGTCCGGCGCGCACAAGCCGGTCGCCAACAACGCCGCGTACAACGCCGGCAAGGCGGCCGCCGAGGCCTGGACGCTCGCCATGGCGGACTCGTTCCGCAAGGCGGGCGGCGAGGACGGTCCGCGGTCCGCGGCTGCGATCCTGGTCATCAAGGCACTGGTGCACGACGCGATGCGCGCCGAGCGTCCCAATGCGAAGTTCGCGGGCTTCACCGACGTCAAGGAGCTGGCCGAGGCCATCGCCGGCGTGTGGGAGCGGCCCGCCTCCGATGTGAACGGACAGCGTCTGTGGCTCACTCCGCAACCGTGA
- a CDS encoding DUF6421 family protein: MTETLVPGTGAAVTAAGARVVDHPAWPELKAAVEEIRVWQAKDGSIDFEAEGAPAPSAVEAVVERVVAAVETLSPLLPHAGAYHKALVADLRKWAADGFRVPDFLDSLLAFHPAAERADGLQHLVVFPMYTQNGNPDRNLEAVVLKMVWPEWLAELERTRYDNPLFLGITFEDFTPGYDTHSAVLFPETIAVREAPERFTWGGIFCDREAARYRKVTEAAVDILGIDLPEDIARMVEDQERCEKAFVLWDMVHDRTHSHGDLPFDPFMIKQRQPFWMYGLEELRCDLTAFKEAVKLESEGNEHGRDVQYAVLFDRMFRFPVSGDRTRNYDGLGGQLLFAYLHKHDVVRWTDNKLKIDWMRAPQVTNQLCAEIEELYRAGIDRPKLVHWFKAYELVSTYLAPHPGSKWAKGPDALDLTQPPRKLVDDVLPDEFPLSMFYEALAKKLKGVIASTKGITALNAETAERAAA, encoded by the coding sequence ATGACGGAAACTCTTGTGCCGGGTACTGGCGCTGCCGTGACAGCCGCTGGTGCGCGGGTGGTCGACCACCCTGCGTGGCCCGAGCTCAAGGCCGCCGTGGAGGAGATCCGCGTGTGGCAGGCCAAGGACGGCTCCATCGACTTCGAGGCCGAGGGCGCTCCCGCCCCGTCCGCCGTCGAGGCCGTCGTCGAGCGGGTCGTGGCCGCCGTGGAGACGCTGTCGCCGCTGCTGCCGCACGCCGGCGCCTACCACAAGGCGCTCGTCGCCGACCTGCGCAAGTGGGCCGCCGACGGGTTCCGCGTGCCGGACTTCCTCGACTCCCTGCTGGCCTTCCACCCGGCCGCCGAGCGCGCCGACGGTCTCCAGCACCTCGTCGTCTTCCCGATGTACACGCAGAACGGCAACCCCGACCGCAACCTCGAAGCGGTCGTGCTGAAGATGGTGTGGCCCGAATGGCTCGCCGAGCTGGAGCGCACGCGCTACGACAACCCGCTCTTCCTCGGCATCACCTTCGAGGACTTCACCCCGGGCTACGACACCCACTCCGCCGTGCTCTTCCCGGAGACCATCGCCGTGCGCGAGGCCCCCGAGCGCTTCACCTGGGGCGGCATCTTCTGCGACCGCGAGGCCGCCCGCTACCGCAAGGTGACCGAGGCCGCCGTCGACATCCTGGGCATCGACCTGCCCGAGGACATCGCGAGGATGGTCGAGGACCAGGAGCGCTGCGAGAAGGCCTTCGTCCTGTGGGACATGGTCCACGACCGCACCCACAGCCACGGCGACCTGCCGTTCGACCCGTTCATGATCAAGCAGCGCCAGCCGTTCTGGATGTACGGCCTCGAAGAGCTGCGCTGTGACCTCACCGCCTTCAAGGAGGCCGTGAAGCTGGAGTCCGAGGGCAACGAGCACGGCCGTGACGTGCAGTACGCCGTCCTCTTCGACCGGATGTTCCGCTTCCCCGTCTCCGGCGACCGCACCCGCAACTACGACGGTCTCGGCGGCCAGCTCCTCTTCGCGTACCTCCACAAGCACGACGTGGTGCGCTGGACGGACAACAAGCTGAAGATCGACTGGATGCGCGCTCCGCAGGTCACCAACCAGCTCTGCGCCGAGATCGAGGAGCTCTACCGGGCCGGCATCGACCGTCCGAAGCTCGTCCACTGGTTCAAGGCCTACGAGCTGGTCTCCACCTACCTCGCCCCCCACCCGGGCTCCAAGTGGGCCAAGGGCCCCGACGCGCTCGACCTGACGCAGCCGCCGCGCAAGCTCGTGGACGACGTGCTTCCCGACGAGTTTCCGCTCAGCATGTTCTATGAGGCCCTCGCCAAGAAGCTCAAGGGTGTGATCGCCTCGACCAAGGGCATCACCGCCCTGAACGCCGAGACGGCCGAGCGGGCCGCCGCGTGA
- a CDS encoding LLM class flavin-dependent oxidoreductase → MKFSVIFEAQLADPTVEREHQVIRDCVEQAVLAERMGFDRIWAVEHHSLKWYAHMSAPEIFLTWIAARTHTIRIGHGVVCMPFNFNHPVRVAERAAMLDLLSGGRLDLGAGRGGTAQETSLCGVDPARTTAEVEEALRIIGRAWREEELEYHGPLLDIAPHPILPRPAQTPHPPLFLACSRGETLTQAAELGIGALVMGFAGPESIAAMRSVYDAARADRDGSRFVSSVVNDHFAVLCPTIVLDDPEEARRIGVRGQRFFAQSIGHWYGGAGVPDEAVVAGADEAAEMRRAAEQVVARLHEHDIPVRPTSTATFNADHAYGGADEAVAYVERLRRAGADEVMCLIQMGTVPQEACLETLRQWGEKVIPHFRGAGAGPDA, encoded by the coding sequence GTGAAGTTCTCCGTCATCTTCGAAGCTCAGCTGGCCGACCCGACCGTGGAACGGGAACACCAGGTCATCCGCGACTGCGTCGAGCAGGCGGTGCTCGCCGAACGCATGGGATTCGACCGGATCTGGGCCGTCGAACACCACTCCCTGAAGTGGTACGCCCACATGAGCGCCCCGGAGATCTTCCTCACCTGGATCGCGGCCCGGACGCACACCATACGCATCGGGCACGGCGTCGTGTGCATGCCCTTCAACTTCAACCATCCCGTCCGCGTCGCCGAGCGCGCGGCAATGCTCGACCTGCTCTCCGGCGGGCGGCTCGACCTCGGGGCGGGGCGCGGCGGCACCGCGCAGGAGACCTCCCTGTGCGGGGTCGACCCGGCCCGTACGACCGCCGAGGTGGAGGAGGCGCTGCGGATCATCGGCAGGGCCTGGCGGGAGGAGGAACTGGAGTACCATGGTCCGCTGCTGGACATCGCCCCGCATCCGATCCTGCCGCGCCCCGCCCAGACCCCGCACCCGCCGCTGTTCCTCGCGTGCAGCCGGGGCGAGACCCTGACGCAGGCCGCCGAGCTCGGCATCGGCGCGTTGGTGATGGGCTTCGCCGGCCCGGAGTCGATCGCCGCGATGCGGTCCGTGTACGACGCCGCCCGCGCGGACCGTGACGGCTCGCGCTTCGTGTCGTCCGTGGTCAACGACCACTTCGCGGTGCTCTGCCCGACCATCGTGCTCGACGATCCCGAGGAGGCCCGCCGGATCGGCGTTCGGGGGCAGCGGTTCTTCGCGCAGTCCATCGGGCACTGGTACGGCGGCGCGGGCGTCCCGGACGAGGCGGTGGTGGCTGGCGCCGACGAGGCGGCGGAGATGCGCCGGGCGGCGGAGCAGGTGGTGGCCCGGCTGCACGAGCACGACATCCCCGTCCGGCCGACCTCGACGGCCACCTTCAACGCCGACCACGCCTACGGCGGCGCGGACGAGGCCGTCGCGTACGTCGAGCGGCTGCGCCGGGCGGGTGCGGACGAGGTGATGTGCCTGATCCAGATGGGTACCGTCCCGCAGGAAGCCTGTCTGGAGACCCTGCGGCAGTGGGGGGAGAAGGTGATCCCGCACTTCAGGGGCGCGGGCGCCGGCCCGGATGCCTGA